Proteins from a genomic interval of Undibacterium parvum:
- a CDS encoding TOBE domain-containing protein has product MNILCGQIAAIEAHGSVAIVDVSVDCHRFTATLLGSPEQLTQWKTGQSVQLLFKESEVALAKNLSGQISLRNRLPGRVTAIEVGQVLTRALIDMDGLQFSSIITSRSARGLQLAVGDLVEGLVKSNEMSLISVEDA; this is encoded by the coding sequence ATGAACATCTTATGCGGCCAGATCGCGGCAATTGAAGCGCATGGCAGCGTTGCTATCGTTGATGTCAGTGTAGACTGCCATCGATTTACCGCTACGCTACTTGGCAGCCCTGAGCAACTAACTCAATGGAAAACAGGTCAGTCGGTGCAATTGCTGTTTAAAGAGAGTGAAGTCGCGCTGGCAAAGAATTTATCTGGGCAAATCAGCCTCAGAAATCGCTTACCCGGCCGGGTAACTGCCATCGAAGTCGGACAGGTTTTAACCCGCGCGCTCATAGATATGGATGGTTTGCAGTTCAGCTCTATCATTACCTCACGCTCAGCACGCGGTTTACAACTGGCGGTCGGCGATCTGGTTGAAGGTTTAGTAAAGTCGAATGAAATGAGTTTAATTTCGGTAGAGGATGCATGA
- the modA gene encoding molybdate ABC transporter substrate-binding protein — protein MRIGYGAAVAPQEYIAVQKSDYTVFPIKMHLILDLLQVFSKESSHNSINKIDYMHSYLASLHNTQLIHNQKKIIVIYRLLIAPTIALFSLVFFQHTASAATLTVAVAANLQYALEEIKTEFKKETGQDLQLSYGSSGKFVTQIINGAPFDVFLSADMAYPDYLYQQSYATAAPKIYAYGSLVLWSIKKQDLAQWQSLLIGNSVSKIALANPKTAPYGREAMNALSYYKLETRLKPKLVFGDSISQTNQYIHSGLADIGFTAKSVVLSREMKDQGSWIEIPPESYQPIAQGAIILKHGKENNPIPAQQFYDFLSSAKARAIFQKSGYTLP, from the coding sequence ATGCGCATAGGCTACGGAGCTGCAGTAGCACCACAAGAATATATTGCAGTGCAAAAAAGTGACTATACAGTATTTCCAATAAAAATGCACCTAATTCTTGACTTGCTGCAGGTTTTCAGCAAAGAGTCCTCGCATAATTCCATTAACAAGATCGATTACATGCATTCATATCTAGCTAGCCTGCATAATACACAACTTATCCATAACCAAAAAAAAATCATCGTGATCTACAGACTGCTCATTGCCCCGACAATCGCATTATTTAGCCTAGTTTTTTTTCAACATACTGCTAGCGCGGCGACTCTCACCGTCGCAGTCGCTGCGAATTTACAATATGCCTTGGAGGAGATTAAAACCGAATTCAAGAAGGAGACTGGGCAAGATCTACAGTTAAGCTACGGCTCGTCGGGCAAGTTTGTGACTCAAATTATCAATGGTGCTCCTTTTGACGTATTCCTCTCAGCTGATATGGCGTATCCAGACTACTTATATCAACAGTCTTACGCCACCGCCGCACCGAAAATCTATGCCTATGGCAGTTTAGTATTATGGAGCATAAAAAAACAGGATTTAGCTCAATGGCAAAGCCTGTTAATTGGCAATTCAGTCTCTAAAATTGCCTTGGCCAATCCTAAAACTGCGCCCTACGGAAGGGAAGCGATGAACGCGCTGAGCTACTACAAACTCGAGACGCGTTTAAAGCCGAAACTAGTGTTTGGGGATAGCATTTCACAGACCAATCAGTACATCCATTCTGGCCTTGCAGATATAGGATTTACTGCGAAGTCTGTGGTACTTTCCCGTGAAATGAAAGATCAGGGTAGCTGGATAGAAATTCCGCCCGAATCGTATCAGCCTATCGCGCAAGGAGCGATCATACTCAAGCACGGTAAGGAGAATAACCCCATACCTGCACAACAGTTTTACGATTTTCTATCTTCGGCAAAAGCGCGGGCGATCTTCCAAAAAAGCGGATATACCCTACCATGA